In Chryseobacterium camelliae, one DNA window encodes the following:
- a CDS encoding DUF6705 family protein — translation MKNIFLFMLFSTSIFCKAQTISLDELSQCENKPDCPDYVYLKDINNRLDKFVGIWKGTYTDGRTYEFHFTKKQNDYTFGKYWDLLKGRLLVKNSNNQELVNTLNFSDENVRFSGFIFDKSLKKYQMYYSGNAACNDKGYVYLSFPDSNNLNQMKLVFMQDMDIVSKCPDGYKTVIPDAKGIILTRQ, via the coding sequence ATGAAAAATATATTTTTATTTATGCTATTTAGTACTTCGATTTTCTGTAAGGCTCAAACAATATCTCTAGATGAATTATCTCAATGTGAAAATAAGCCTGACTGCCCCGATTATGTATACCTTAAGGATATTAATAATAGATTAGATAAGTTTGTAGGGATCTGGAAAGGAACTTATACAGATGGCAGAACTTATGAATTTCACTTTACTAAAAAGCAGAATGATTATACGTTTGGAAAATATTGGGATCTATTAAAAGGAAGACTATTAGTAAAAAATTCTAATAATCAAGAGTTAGTAAATACTCTTAACTTTTCAGACGAAAATGTTAGATTCAGTGGATTTATTTTTGATAAGAGCTTGAAAAAATATCAGATGTATTATTCAGGTAATGCAGCCTGCAATGATAAAGGCTATGTATACCTTTCTTTCCCTGATTCTAATAATTTAAATCAAATGAAACTTGTTTTTATGCAGGACATGGATATTGTCTCTAAATGTCCGGATGGATACAAAACAGTGATTCCCGATGCCAAAGGAATTATTTTAACTAGGCAATAG